The Brevibacillus brevis genome contains a region encoding:
- the spoVAC gene encoding stage V sporulation protein AC: MATKTKSKNPQSMQMTKQLYQQQASKFQPKRNVLLNSFRAFWVGGTICLLGQAIQNMYITFFGFTEKTASNPTVATLIFLSVLLTGLGVYDNIGQYAGAGSAVPVTGFANSIASAAIEHRSEGFVLGVGGNMFKLAGSVIVFGVVAAFIAGILKSLINMFF; encoded by the coding sequence ATGGCAACCAAAACAAAATCCAAAAATCCCCAATCGATGCAGATGACCAAACAACTGTATCAACAGCAGGCTTCCAAGTTCCAGCCCAAACGAAATGTTCTGCTTAACTCGTTTCGTGCTTTCTGGGTAGGAGGGACCATCTGTTTGTTGGGTCAGGCCATTCAAAATATGTATATTACCTTTTTCGGATTTACGGAGAAAACGGCAAGCAATCCAACGGTTGCGACGCTCATCTTTCTATCCGTTCTGCTGACAGGGTTAGGTGTGTATGACAATATCGGGCAGTATGCTGGAGCAGGATCAGCCGTGCCTGTTACAGGCTTTGCCAACTCGATAGCTTCTGCTGCCATCGAACATCGGAGCGAAGGGTTTGTGCTCGGCGTTGGGGGAAATATGTTTAAGCTCGCTGGTTCGGTCATTGTATTTGGGGTTGTAGCTGCTTTCATTGCGGGAATATTAAAGAGCCTGATCAACATGTTTTTCTAA